Proteins from a genomic interval of Drosophila melanogaster chromosome 2R:
- the CG30286 gene encoding uncharacterized protein, isoform B, producing the protein MYWILLLTSLLPWHPHATAQFLEPDCGYMSPEALQNEEHQAHISESPWMAYLHKSGELVCGGTLVNHRFILTAAHCIREDENLTVRLGEFNSLTSIDCNGSDCLPPSEDFEIDVAFRHGGYSRTNRIHDIGLLRLAKSVEYKVHIKPICLITNTTLQPKIERLHRLVATGWGRSPSEAANHILKSIRVTRVNWGVCSKTYWVDRRRDQICVSHESGVSCSGDSGGPMGQAIRLDGRVLFVQVGIVSYGNAECLSPSVFTNVMEHIDWIMAALSTTHI; encoded by the exons ATGTACTGGATTTTGCTGTTGACGTCTCTCTTGCCATGGCATCCCCATGCAACTGCCCAATTTCTGGAACCCGATTGTGGATATATGTCACCGGAGGCACTCCAAAATGAGGAGCACCAGGCGCACATATCCGAGAGTCCTTGGATGGCTTACTTGCACAAATCTGGCGAGCTTGTATGTGGCGGAACTCTCGTAAATCATC GATTCATCCTGACAGCAGCACATTGCATACGAGAGGATGAAAACTT GACTGTGCGACTGGGCGAGTTCAACAGCTTAACTAGTATCGACTGCAACGGCTCCGATTGCCTGCCACCTTCCGAGGATTTTGAAATAGATGTGGCCTTCAGGCATGGGGGCTATTCCAGAACCAATAGGATCCACGACATTGGACTTCTCCGGCTGGCCAAGTCGGTGGAGTATAAAG TTCACATTAAGCCCATTTGCCTGATCACAAATACGACCCTTCAGCCGAAGATTGAAAGACTCCACAGGCTGGTAGCCACTGGCTGGGGCCGCAGCCCATCGGAAGCTGCAAACCACATCCTAAAGTCCATTCGCGTAACCAGAGTGAATTGGGGTGTGTGCAGCAAAACATACTGGGTTGACCGTCGTAGGGATCAGATCTGCGTGAGTCACGAGTCCGGAGTGTCGTGCAGCGGCGACTCCGGCGGACCCATGGGCCAAGCCATTCGGCTCGACGGTCGAGTGCTCTTCGTTCAGGTCGGAATCGTTAGCTATGGCAACGCTGAGTGCCTCAGTCCCAGTGTTTTCACAAACGTGATGGAACATATTGATTGGATAATGGCGGCGTTGAGCACAACTCACATTTGA
- the CG30283 gene encoding uncharacterized protein, producing the protein MKNTKIFVVVVLLAASSVVVLGSESGSFLEHPCGTVPISQFKILGGHNAPVASAPWMAMVMGEGGFHCGGTLITNRFVLTSAHCIANGELKVRLGVLEREAEAQKFAVDAMFVHTDYYFDQHDLALLRLAKRVHYSDNISPICLLLDPLVKNIDEHIVKFRTYGWGKTESRSSSRMLQKTSLFNLHRSECAKQYPHQQINRNHICAESANANTCNGDSGGPLTAIVTYDHVQMVFQFGVTSFGHADCSKATVFTNVMTHLDWIVNTVRRAEIM; encoded by the exons ATGAAAAACACTAAGATCTTTGTAGTGGTCGTACTTTTGGCCGCCAGTTCAGTAGTTGTGCTGGGCTCTGAAAGTGGCAGCTTTCTGGAGCATCCGTGTGGCACTGTTCCGATTAGCCAATTCAAAATTTTAGGAGGTCACAACGCCCCAGTAGCCAGCGCTCCATGGATGGCCATGGTCATGGGGGAAGGGGGATTCCATTGCGGAGGCACACTAATCACAAATC gtttcgTACTGACGTCTGCACATTGCATAGCAAACGGGGAACT AAAAGTCCGCCTGGGCGTACTCGAGCGAGAAGCAGAAGCACAGAAGTTCGCTGTCGATGCCATGTTTGTCCACACAGATTATTACTTTGACCAGCACGATTTGGCTCTTTTGAGACTGGCCAAGCGAGTGCACTATTCAG ATAATATAAGTCCGATTTGTTTGCTCCTGGACCCGCTTGTTAAAAACATTGATGAGCACATTGTCAAGTTTAGAACCTACGGCTGGGGAAAAACCGAATCGAGATCATCTAGTCGGATGCTCCAGAAAACCTCGCTATTTAACCTTCATCGATCTGAGTGCGCGAAGCAGTATCCGCATCAGCAGATCAATCGCAATCATATCTGCGCGGAAAGTGCTAATGCCAACACTTGTAATGGAGATTCCGGTGGTCCGCTGACCGCCATCGTGACCTATGACCATGTCCAAATGGTGTTCCAGTTTGGGGTCACCAGTTTCGGACATGCGGACTGCTCCAAAGCCACTGTCTTTACAAACGTAATGACCCACTTGGACTGGATCGTTAATACTGTACGCCGCGCAGAAATTATGTAA
- the CG33226 gene encoding uncharacterized protein, which yields MAHSLIEFKMKWLLVCFILALRSYESLGQDLLDPNCVQTPVGVREQILGGHNADIKLHPWMVQILQRGYHFCGGSLISSLFVLTAAHCHSRYRLKVRFGRYSGITPRYLCSSQYCSPFGPEIDVKRIFLHSSYRDYHNYDIALFLLAKPVRYNVQTRPICVLQTSNKDKLRQFLNYVAMFNVTGWGKTESQLTSTILQTTSLFHLDRKFCAQIFDRKIGWPHICAGHSQSSTCTGDSGGPLSAELTFSGVKRTVLFGIISYGAPNCREVTVFTNVLRYSNWIRDIVHNFTPS from the exons ATGGCTCATAGCCTCATTGAGTTCAAAATGAAATGGCTGCTGGTTTGCTTTATTCTCGCGCTTCGTTCATATGAATCGCTTGGCCAGGACTTGCTTGATCCGAATTGTGTGCAAACACCAGTTGGAGTCCGCGAACAAATTTTAGGAGGTCATAATGCTGATATAAAGTTGCATCCATGGATGGTACAGATACTCCAACGTGGCTATCACTTCTGTGGTGGCTCACTGATAAGCTCAC TATTTGTTTTGACAGCAGCGCATTGCCACAGCCGATATCGTTT GAAAGTGCGTTTTGGTCGATATAGTGGCATCACGCCCAGATACCTCTGTTCAAGTCAATATTGCTCTCCATTTGGTCCAGAAATCGACGTGAAGCGAATATTTTTGCACTCATCCTACAGGGATTATCATAATTATGATATTGCCCTTTTTCTGCTGGCCAAGCCCGTAAGATATAATG TTCAAACAAGACCGATCTGTGTGCTGCAGACTTCGAACAAGGACAAACTTCGGCAATTTCTGAACTATGTTGCCATGTTTAATGTGACCGGCTGGGGCAAAACGGAATCTCAACTGACGAGCACAATACTCCAGACAACTAGTTTGTTCCATCTGGATCGCAAATTCTGTGCCCAAATCTTCGACCGGAAAATAGGCTGGCCACACATCTGTGCTGGCCATTCGCAATCCTCTACGTGCACCGGAGATTCGGGTGGACCGTTGAGCGCAGAGCTGACATTTTCGGGAGTGAAACGCACCGTTTTATTCGGAATAATCAGCTATGGGGCTCCAAATTGTCGTGAAGTTACCGTATTCACGAATGTTTTACGTTACTCAAACTGGATTCGAGATATAGTGCACAATTTCACTCCCAGTTAG
- the CG30287 gene encoding uncharacterized protein encodes MGAGAVQLLLLIALVFLKVQGQPHLLDPQCVTARSEPGLYRVINGKPADLFSNPWMVIIIERGMMKCGGSLITPRYVLTAAHCKSETKSQLTVRLGDYDVNQAVDCSSYGCIPRPREINVTRTYVPSHYTNFRKNDIALLRLETTVQYGDNIRSICLLMGDYTWSSNILKNLVKFNTTGWGRTESRINSPVLQQASLTHHHLSYCAQVFGKQLDKSHICVASSTGSTCQGDSGGPLTARVRIGSERRVILFGVVSYGAVHCFGPTVYTNVIHFANWIELHTKKN; translated from the exons ATGGGAGCTGGAGCTGTGCAGCTCCTCCTTTTAATAGCCCTGGTTTTCCTAAAGGTACAGGGCCAACCACATTTACTAGATCCCCAGTGCGTTACAGCCAGATCTGAGCCGGGTCTATATCGTGTGATCAATGGCAAGCCAGCGGACTTATTCTCCAATCCCTGGATGGTGATAATCATCGAACGTGGGATGATGAAGTGCGGAGGATCGCTCATCACGCCAC GATACGTTCTGACGGCTGCCCACTGTAAAAGTGAAACCAAAAGTCAATT GACAGTGCGTTTGGGTGATTACGACGTGAATCAGGCCGTCGATTGCTCCAGTTATGGCTGCATTCCACGGCCCAGGGAAATCAATGTGACCAGAACTTATGTGCCCAGTCATTACACTAACTTTCGTAAGAATGACATAGCTCTGCTCAGACTAGAGACAACAGTACAGTATGGAG ATAACATAAGATCGATCTGTTTGCTAATGGGAGACTACACCTGGTCGTCGAACATACTGAAAAATCTTGTCAAGTTCAATACCACCGGATGGGGACGCACTGAATCCCGCATAAACAGCCCCGTCCTGCAGCAAGCATCCTTGACGCATCACCACCTCAGCTACTGTGCCCAAGTCTTTGGCAAACAACTGGACAAAAGCCACATCTGCGTAGCTAGCAGCACTGGTTCCACTTGCCAGGGTGATTCGGGTGGACCCCTAACGGCGAGGGTACGGATTGGATCGGAAAGAAGAGTGATACTCTTCGGGGTGGTCAGCTATGGTGCGGTTCACTGCTTTGGCCCTACTGTCTACACAAACGTCATTCACTTTGCGAACTGGATCGAGTTAcataccaaaaaaaattaa
- the CG30286 gene encoding uncharacterized protein, isoform C, which yields MYWILLLTSLLPWHPHATAQFLEPDCGYMSPEALQNEEHQAHISESPWMAYLHKSGELVCGGTLVNHRFILTAAHCIREDENLTVRLGEFNSLTSIDCNGSDCLPPSEDFEIDVAFRHGGYSRTNRIHDIGLLRLAKSVEYKGSRYIDGTHV from the exons ATGTACTGGATTTTGCTGTTGACGTCTCTCTTGCCATGGCATCCCCATGCAACTGCCCAATTTCTGGAACCCGATTGTGGATATATGTCACCGGAGGCACTCCAAAATGAGGAGCACCAGGCGCACATATCCGAGAGTCCTTGGATGGCTTACTTGCACAAATCTGGCGAGCTTGTATGTGGCGGAACTCTCGTAAATCATC GATTCATCCTGACAGCAGCACATTGCATACGAGAGGATGAAAACTT GACTGTGCGACTGGGCGAGTTCAACAGCTTAACTAGTATCGACTGCAACGGCTCCGATTGCCTGCCACCTTCCGAGGATTTTGAAATAGATGTGGCCTTCAGGCATGGGGGCTATTCCAGAACCAATAGGATCCACGACATTGGACTTCTCCGGCTGGCCAAGTCGGTGGAGTATAAAGGTTCAAGATACATAGATGGCACACATGTATAG